The Piliocolobus tephrosceles isolate RC106 chromosome 2, ASM277652v3, whole genome shotgun sequence genome window below encodes:
- the TMEM89 gene encoding transmembrane protein 89, whose protein sequence is MGLAGTCCLRARPVHGGGAFACCQAPRFRPLALAAAMLHMLASLPLLLLLAMPAPTHAWLRPLWYHVGLDLQPWGCQPKTVEGCRGGLSCLGYWLGPGASRIYPVAGVMITTMMLMICRKILQGRWCSQATKGEHPQVTTKPCGPWKRRAPISDHTLLRGVLHMLDALLVHIEGHLHHLATQRQIQIKGTSAQSG, encoded by the exons ATGGGTCTCGCTGGAACCTGCTGCCTCAGAGCCAGGCCTGTTCATGGGGGAGGGGCGTTTGCCTGTTGCCAGGCGCCCAGGTTCCGGCCCCTGGCACTAGCGGCGGCCATGCTGCACATGCTGGCCTCGCTGCCCTTGCTGCTCCTGCTGGCGATGCCTGCTCCAACCCACGCCTGGTTGCGACCCCTCTGGTACCACGTGGGGCTGGACTTGCAGCCCTGGGGGTGTCAGCCAAAGACAGTGGAGGGCTGTAGGGGTGGCCTGAGCTGTCTTGGTTACTGGCTGGGCCCTGGAGCAAGCCGCATCTACCCCGTGGCTGGGGTCATGATCACCACCATGATGCTGATGATCTGCCGCAAGATACTGCAGGGGCGGTGGTGCTCACAGGCCACCAAGGGTGAG CATCCGCAGGTGACCACTAAGCCCTGCGGACCCTGGAAACGGCGGGCCCCAATCTCAGACCACACCCTGCTCCGCGGGGTCCTGCACATGCTGGATGCCCTCCTGGTCCACATTGAAGGCCACCTACATCATCTAGCCACCCAGCGGCAAATCCAAATAAAGGGGACTTCTGCCCAGAGTGGGTGA